From the Sebastes fasciatus isolate fSebFas1 chromosome 3, fSebFas1.pri, whole genome shotgun sequence genome, one window contains:
- the msmo1 gene encoding methylsterol monooxygenase 1, whose translation MEVNGTADILSSAYLAAEYVDAVLPENPFQPSLKHAWGYMMDNYTKFQIATWGSLIVHEFIYFLFCLPGFLFQFMPFMQKYKIQQDKPETWEKQWRCFKMLLFNHFCIQLPLICGTYYFTEFFNIPYDWDSMPRWPYVLTQCFGCAVVEDTWHYFLHRLLHHRRIYKYIHKVHHEFTAPFGMQAEYAHPAETLILGAGFFIGIMIFCNHVFFLWAWVSFRLLETIDVHSGYDIPLNPLHLIPFYAGTRFHDFHHMNFTGNYSSTFTWWDKLLKTDNQYNKHLQKQGDKKEQ comes from the exons CGGTGTTGCCAGAAAACCCCTTCCAGCCCTCACTGAAACACGCCTGGGGCTACATGATGGACAACTACACCAAGTTCCAGATTGCCACCTGGGGGTCGCTCATCGTCCACGAGTTCATCTACTTCCTGTTCTGCCTGCCTGGCTTCCTCTTCCAGTTCATGCCCTTCATGCAGAAATACAAGATCCAACAg gacaaGCCAGAGACGTGGGAGAAACAGTGGAGATGTTTCAAGATGCTGCTGTTCAACCATTTCTGTATCCAGCTGCCGTTGATCTGTGGGACTTACTACTTCACTGAATTCTTCAACATCCCGTATGACTGGGACTCAATGCCGCGCTG GCCGTACGTCTTGACTCAGTGCTTCGGCTGTGCTGTTGTTGAAGACACGTGGCACTATTTCCTCCATCGCCTGCTGCATCACCGCAGAATCTACAAATACATCCACAAAGTCCACCACGAGTTCACC GCTCCGTTCGGCATGCAGGCAGAATACGCTCATCCTGCTGAGACTCTCATCCTGGGAGCCGGTTTCTTCATTGGCATCATGATCTTCTGTAACCACGTCTTCTTCCTGTGGGCCTGGGTGTCCTTCCGCCTGCTGGAGACCATCGACGTCCACAG TGGTTATGACATCCCCCTGAACCCGCTCCACCTGATCCCGTTCTACGCCGGCACCCGTTTCCACGACTTTCACCACATGAACTTCACGGGTAACTACTCGTCCACCTTCACCTGGTGGGACAAGCTGCTGAAGACGGACAACCAGTACAACAAGCACCTGCAGAAACAGGGAGACAAGAAGGAGCAGTAA